Proteins co-encoded in one Centroberyx gerrardi isolate f3 chromosome 18, fCenGer3.hap1.cur.20231027, whole genome shotgun sequence genomic window:
- the ube2j1 gene encoding ubiquitin-conjugating enzyme E2 J1, whose amino-acid sequence MENKYNLKSPAVKRLMKEAAELRDPTEHYHAQPLEDNLFEWHFSVRGPPDSDFDGGVYHGRIVLPPEYPMKPPSIILLTPNGRFEVGKKICLSISGHHPETWQPSWSIRTALIAIIGFMPTKGEGAIGSLDYTPEERRALAKKSQDFCCEACGCSMRSALLALSPNSNPSPEDHKAKELAQQINFKAESSSSRQASESGGAESEPSTLAQEESSTSGEQEDADEPQAEQAEASPADEEEEGPRPSPTPGSGRPLSPRQRRAQQHSQQQGQRDVREPASRPTFPVFAAAPRPPQDAGRAGSAVLIVVLTLALAALIFRRIYLANEYKFDYEL is encoded by the exons ATGGAGAATAAGTATAACCTCAAGAGTCCAG CGGTAAAGAGGCTGATGAAAGAGGCAGCTGAACTGAGGGACCCCACAGAGCATTACCATGCCCAGCCGCTGGAA GATAATCTCTTTGAGTGGCACTTCTCCGTTCGCGGGCCCCCAGACTCCGACTTCGACGGCGGGGTTTACCACGGCAGGATCGTGCTTCCCCCGGAGTACCCCATGAAGCCCCCGAGCATCATCCTCCTCACA CCGAATGGAAGATTCGAAGTCGGGAAAAAGATTTGTCTGAGCATCTCTGGCCACCATCCGGAGACCTGGCAGCCTTCTTGGAGCA ttCGGACTGCCCTAATAGCTATTATCGGATTCATGCCAACCAAAGGAGAAGGTGCCATAGGATCCCTTGATTATACcccagaagagaggagagcccTTGCCAAAAA GTCCCAGGACTTCTGCTGTGAGGCGTGCGGCTGCTCGATGCGTTCAGCCCTCCTGGCTCTCTCCCCCAACAGCAACCCCAGCCCCGAGGACCACAAGGCCAAAGAACTAGCCCAGCAGATCAACTTCAAG GCAGAGTCCAGCTCGTCCAGACAGGCCAGTGAGAGCGGAGGGGCGGAGAGCGAGCCGTCCACGCTCGCCCAGGAAGAAAGCTCCACCTCTGGGGAACAGGAGGACGCTGACGAGCCCCAGGCTGAACAG GCAGAGGCGTCTCCagctgatgaggaggaggagggacccCGCCCCTCCCCGACCCCCGGCAGCGGTCGCCCCCTCAGCCCCCGGCAGCGTCGCGCCCAGCAGCACAGCCAGCAGCAGGGCCAGAGGGACGTCCGGGAGCCCGCCAGCCGGCCCACCTTCCCCGTCTTCGCCGCCGCCCCCCGCCCGCCTCAGGACGCCGGCCGCGCCGGCTCGGCCGTGCTCATCGTGGTGCTCACTCTGGCCTTGGCGGCGCTCATCTTCCGCAGGATCTACCTGGCCAACGAGTACAAGTTCGACTACGAGCTGTGA